The following coding sequences lie in one Pseudomonas sp. SL4(2022) genomic window:
- a CDS encoding HAL/PAL/TAL family ammonia-lyase, protein MTTHQPDPIVFGERPLSIEQVVALASRSAPAQLQSDAAYREKIAKGARFLDSLLDKEGVIYGVTTGYGDSCVVAVPLHQVEALPRHLYTFHGCGLGKLLDEPATRAVLAARLQSLCQGVSGVRVELLERLQAFLEFDVLPLIPEEGSVGASGDLTPLSYVAATLSGERDVIFKGERRHSADVHKELGWTPLTLRPKEALALMNGTAVMTALACQAYSRADYLLKLATRITALNVVALEGNPEHFDERLFAAKPHPGQMQVAAWLRQDLAIDAPTAPLHRLQDRYSLRCAPHVLGVLADSLGLLRQFIEIELNSANDNPLIDAEAERVLHGGHFYGGHIAFAMDSLKNLVGNVADLLDRQLALLVDTRYNHGLPSNLSGAPSVSAMINHGFKAVQIGTSAWTAEALKNTLPASVFSRSTECHNQDKVSMGTIAARDALRSLELTEQVAAATLLAANQGVWLRQRAGKHDLPAPIAAMREQLAVDFPPVIEDRALEAELRLCLVRIREQHWRLYA, encoded by the coding sequence ATGACGACACATCAGCCTGACCCCATTGTGTTTGGCGAACGCCCCCTGAGCATCGAACAGGTTGTCGCCCTGGCCAGCCGCAGCGCCCCGGCGCAACTGCAAAGCGATGCCGCCTACCGCGAAAAAATCGCCAAGGGTGCGCGTTTCCTCGACAGCCTGCTGGACAAGGAAGGCGTGATTTACGGCGTCACCACCGGCTACGGCGACTCCTGTGTGGTGGCCGTGCCGCTGCACCAAGTCGAAGCGTTGCCGCGTCACCTCTACACCTTCCACGGCTGCGGCCTGGGCAAGCTGCTGGATGAGCCTGCCACCCGCGCCGTACTGGCCGCGCGCTTGCAGTCGCTGTGTCAGGGCGTGTCCGGCGTGCGCGTGGAGCTGCTCGAACGCCTGCAGGCGTTTCTCGAATTTGATGTGCTGCCGCTGATTCCGGAAGAAGGCTCGGTGGGCGCCAGCGGCGATCTGACGCCGCTGTCCTATGTCGCCGCCACCCTCAGCGGTGAGCGCGATGTGATATTCAAGGGCGAGCGCCGTCATTCAGCCGATGTGCACAAAGAGCTCGGCTGGACGCCGCTGACCCTGCGTCCGAAAGAGGCTCTGGCGCTGATGAACGGCACCGCCGTGATGACCGCCCTGGCCTGCCAGGCCTATTCGCGCGCCGATTACCTGCTCAAGCTGGCCACCCGTATCACCGCGCTTAACGTGGTGGCGCTGGAAGGCAACCCGGAGCATTTCGACGAACGCCTGTTCGCCGCCAAACCGCATCCAGGGCAGATGCAAGTCGCCGCCTGGTTGCGCCAGGACCTGGCTATCGACGCGCCGACCGCACCGCTGCACCGCCTACAGGATCGCTACTCGCTGCGCTGCGCACCGCATGTGCTCGGTGTACTGGCTGATAGCCTGGGCCTGCTGCGCCAATTTATCGAGATCGAGCTGAACAGCGCCAACGACAACCCGCTGATCGACGCCGAAGCCGAGCGCGTGCTGCACGGCGGGCACTTCTACGGCGGGCATATCGCCTTCGCCATGGACAGCCTGAAAAACCTGGTGGGCAACGTCGCCGACCTGCTCGACCGCCAGCTCGCCCTGTTGGTCGACACCCGCTACAACCACGGCCTGCCGAGCAACCTGTCCGGCGCGCCGAGTGTCAGCGCGATGATCAACCACGGCTTCAAGGCCGTGCAGATCGGCACCAGTGCCTGGACCGCCGAAGCGCTGAAAAACACCCTGCCGGCCAGCGTGTTCTCGCGCTCCACCGAATGCCACAACCAGGACAAGGTCAGCATGGGCACCATCGCCGCGCGCGACGCCCTGCGCAGCCTGGAGCTGACCGAGCAGGTCGCCGCCGCCACCCTGCTGGCCGCCAACCAGGGCGTGTGGCTGCGTCAGCGCGCCGGCAAACACGACCTCCCTGCGCCGATCGCCGCCATGCGCGAACAACTGGCCGTGGACTTCCCCCCGGTGATCGAAGACCGCGCTCTGGAAGCCGAACTGCGCCTGTGCCTGGTGCGCATCCGCGAACAGCACTGGAGGCTTTATGCGTAG
- a CDS encoding acyl carrier protein, whose amino-acid sequence MQTREEIFETLRDALVELFELEPERITADANLYQDLEIDSIDAVDLIDHIKRQTGKKLAAEEFKAVRTVGDVVEAVLRLVNAPASE is encoded by the coding sequence ATGCAAACCCGTGAAGAGATTTTCGAGACCTTGCGCGATGCCCTGGTGGAGCTGTTCGAGCTGGAACCAGAGCGCATTACCGCAGACGCCAACCTCTACCAAGACCTGGAAATCGACAGCATCGATGCGGTTGACCTGATCGACCATATCAAACGCCAGACCGGCAAAAAGCTCGCCGCTGAGGAGTTCAAGGCAGTGCGCACCGTCGGTGACGTGGTCGAGGCGGTGCTGCGACTGGTCAACGCCCCAGCCAGCGAATAA
- a CDS encoding phosphopantetheine-binding protein produces the protein MSDLQLEIKNLIIDALGLEDIAAEDIAADLTLFGEGLGLDSVDALELGLAIQKRFGIKIDAEAKDTRKHFANVASLAAFVSSQQTA, from the coding sequence ATGAGCGATTTGCAGCTGGAAATTAAGAACCTGATCATCGACGCCCTGGGCCTCGAGGACATCGCCGCAGAAGACATCGCTGCTGACCTGACCCTGTTCGGCGAGGGCCTTGGCCTGGATTCGGTAGACGCCCTGGAACTCGGCCTGGCCATCCAGAAACGTTTCGGCATCAAGATCGACGCCGAAGCCAAAGACACCCGCAAGCACTTTGCCAACGTAGCCAGCCTGGCGGCATTCGTGTCATCGCAACAGACCGCCTGA
- a CDS encoding acyl-CoA synthetase family protein, translated as MNWLPLEHLLLDAHPGRAVTADMDHPQLRQHALQLAAELQGRGVKRLALYLDDAAELAIALLAAWRAGIAVLLPADAQPQTRQRMSTQCELWLDSIDGLTNANSAALPPAPLDLDQCQLTLCTSGSSGEAKLIDKSLRQLANEVTALEQLWGAQLGSATILGSVATQHIYGLLFRVLWPLCAGRAFLRRAQPFPEDLQRESLASGSDFAWVASPALLKRMGDNLNWPALRAVRQVFSSGGALPAETAADLQHLLGQWPTEIYGSSETGGIAWRQGGELWTPFAGVELGQNAEGALHLSSPYLPPGHREQTADAVELQADGRFALRGRLDRIIKLEEKRISLPMLEQALSSHEWLSDARLGVVQEGRAYLGTLVALSPAGLHALRNQGRKTVTATLRRHLASHCEAIALPRRWRLLAQLPYNSQGKLAQATVDALLAAPRPTQVEPLSAVEQDGEWRVELLVPLDLAHFTGHFPQTPVLPGVVQIDWAQQLARRLIKDLPPRFCGMEVLKFQQLVRPGDQLQLTLRFDAARGKLYFAFRNGESPCSSGRVLLGPAQ; from the coding sequence ATGAACTGGCTGCCCCTCGAGCACCTGCTGCTCGACGCCCACCCAGGCCGTGCAGTAACCGCCGATATGGATCACCCCCAGCTGCGCCAGCACGCTCTGCAACTGGCGGCTGAGCTGCAAGGTCGCGGCGTGAAACGCCTGGCGCTGTACCTCGACGATGCCGCTGAGCTGGCCATTGCCCTGCTGGCCGCCTGGCGCGCCGGGATTGCCGTGCTGCTACCCGCCGATGCCCAGCCACAGACCCGCCAGCGCATGAGTACGCAGTGTGAGCTATGGCTGGATAGCATTGACGGCCTGACTAACGCCAATAGCGCTGCATTGCCTCCAGCGCCACTTGATCTCGACCAATGCCAGCTGACCCTGTGCACCTCCGGCTCCAGCGGCGAAGCCAAGCTGATCGACAAATCCTTACGCCAGCTGGCCAATGAAGTCACCGCCCTGGAGCAACTCTGGGGCGCGCAATTGGGCAGCGCGACCATCCTTGGCAGCGTTGCCACCCAGCATATCTACGGCCTGCTGTTTCGCGTGCTCTGGCCGCTGTGCGCCGGCCGCGCCTTTTTGCGCCGCGCCCAGCCATTCCCCGAAGATTTACAGCGCGAAAGCCTGGCCAGCGGCAGCGACTTTGCCTGGGTCGCCAGCCCAGCACTGTTGAAACGCATGGGCGACAACCTCAACTGGCCGGCCCTGCGCGCAGTACGTCAGGTGTTCTCTTCCGGTGGCGCGCTGCCGGCGGAAACTGCAGCCGACTTGCAGCACCTGCTAGGTCAATGGCCCACGGAAATCTACGGCAGCTCGGAAACCGGCGGTATCGCCTGGCGTCAGGGCGGCGAGCTGTGGACCCCGTTTGCCGGCGTCGAACTGGGACAGAACGCCGAAGGCGCGCTGCACCTGAGCTCACCCTATCTACCGCCCGGCCATCGCGAGCAAACCGCCGATGCCGTGGAACTACAAGCCGATGGCCGCTTCGCCCTGCGCGGCCGCCTGGACCGGATTATCAAGCTGGAAGAAAAACGCATCTCCCTGCCCATGCTTGAACAGGCGCTGAGCAGCCACGAGTGGCTCAGTGACGCACGGCTCGGCGTGGTGCAGGAGGGCCGCGCCTACCTCGGCACGTTGGTGGCCTTGAGCCCGGCCGGCCTGCATGCGCTGCGCAACCAGGGGCGCAAGACCGTCACCGCAACCCTGCGCCGCCATCTTGCCAGCCACTGCGAAGCCATCGCCCTGCCCCGCCGCTGGCGGCTGCTCGCGCAACTTCCCTACAACAGCCAGGGCAAGTTGGCGCAAGCCACCGTGGACGCTCTGCTCGCGGCGCCACGCCCCACCCAAGTGGAGCCACTGTCGGCGGTCGAACAGGACGGCGAATGGCGGGTGGAACTGCTGGTGCCGCTGGATTTGGCGCATTTCACCGGCCACTTCCCGCAGACCCCGGTACTACCGGGTGTGGTGCAGATCGACTGGGCCCAGCAACTGGCACGTCGCCTGATCAAAGACCTGCCGCCACGGTTCTGCGGCATGGAAGTGCTGAAATTCCAACAACTGGTGCGCCCCGGTGATCAGTTGCAACTGACCCTGCGTTTCGACGCGGCGCGCGGCAAGTTGTACTTCGCCTTCCGCAACGGCGAATCCCCCTGCTCCTCAGGGCGCGTATTACTGGGGCCTGCGCAATGA
- a CDS encoding glycosyltransferase family 2 protein, translated as MHKPCAVIPVYNHEHALPVVVATLHAAGLPCVLVDDASSPACAAVMDQLAEQPDTHLVRLAVNQGKGGAVMAGLREAARLGFSHALQVDADGQHDLSDLPRFIHASQAAPEALICGYPQYDESVPKGRLYARYLTHVWVWINTLSLSIRDSMCGFRVYPLPATLALINTVKIGKRMDFDTEILVRLAWRNQPMHWLPTKVHYPLDGLSHFRLWLDNALISKMHATLFFGMLLRAPLILWRRWRG; from the coding sequence ATGCATAAGCCCTGTGCGGTGATCCCGGTGTACAACCACGAACACGCGCTGCCCGTGGTCGTCGCCACGCTGCATGCGGCCGGCCTGCCCTGCGTGCTGGTGGACGATGCCTCCAGCCCGGCCTGCGCGGCGGTGATGGATCAGCTGGCCGAGCAACCCGATACCCACCTGGTGCGCCTGGCGGTCAATCAGGGCAAGGGCGGCGCGGTGATGGCCGGCCTGCGTGAAGCCGCGCGTCTGGGCTTTAGCCATGCACTGCAGGTAGACGCCGACGGTCAGCACGACCTCAGCGATTTGCCGCGCTTTATCCACGCCTCGCAAGCCGCCCCCGAGGCGCTGATCTGCGGTTATCCGCAGTACGACGAAAGCGTGCCGAAAGGCCGCCTCTACGCGCGCTACCTGACCCATGTGTGGGTGTGGATCAACACCCTGTCGCTGAGCATCCGCGATTCCATGTGCGGCTTTCGCGTCTATCCGCTGCCGGCTACCCTGGCGCTGATCAACACGGTCAAAATCGGCAAACGCATGGATTTCGACACCGAAATTCTGGTGCGCCTGGCCTGGCGCAATCAGCCGATGCACTGGTTGCCAACCAAAGTGCATTACCCGCTGGACGGCCTCTCACACTTTCGCCTGTGGCTCGACAACGCGCTGATTTCGAAGATGCACGCCACGCTGTTCTTCGGCATGTTGCTGCGCGCACCACTGATTCTCTGGCGCAGGTGGCGCGGATGA
- a CDS encoding acyl-CoA thioesterase: MRSKGVLQAEITLLVPFFDVDMMEVVWHGHYVKYFEEARCALLDKLGHNYVQMRDAGYAWPVIDLQLRYIRGAQFGQTIIVRADLVEWENRLKINYLISDAATGERMTRGSSVQVAVEIATREMQFASPQVLIDAVEKVLA, encoded by the coding sequence ATGCGTAGCAAGGGCGTATTGCAGGCGGAAATCACACTGCTGGTGCCGTTCTTCGACGTCGACATGATGGAGGTGGTCTGGCACGGCCATTACGTCAAATACTTCGAAGAGGCGCGCTGCGCGCTGCTCGACAAGCTCGGCCACAACTACGTGCAGATGCGTGACGCTGGCTATGCCTGGCCGGTGATCGACCTGCAACTGCGCTATATCCGCGGCGCACAGTTCGGCCAAACGATCATCGTCCGCGCCGATCTGGTGGAGTGGGAGAACCGCCTGAAGATCAACTACCTGATCAGCGATGCCGCAACCGGTGAGCGCATGACCCGTGGCAGCAGCGTGCAAGTGGCGGTGGAAATCGCCACCCGCGAGATGCAGTTTGCCTCACCCCAGGTGCTGATCGACGCCGTTGAGAAGGTACTGGCGTGA
- a CDS encoding MMPL family transporter, which yields MLSERWLPRGFLLLFAALLILAAWQWRNGPPVAADMLALLPAGSGDALVQQAEQRMQEPLTRDLLLLIGHPQREQAIALVQQVGEQWRGSGRFAQVQWSVDSDLAALRDYLRSNRLALLPSADRQLLLEQPQQLIEQRAAQLFDTFAGFSLLPIEQDWLGLGARAQQALNPGSRIQADLSSGALLLEEPSMTWALLRASAQGSAFDMQEPPLIAAQVAATRTQIETAGGQLLAAGGVLYAAAGQAKATREISLIGGGATLGTLLLLLLAFRRVRVLVSLLPIGMALLAGCTACVLVFGQINALTLVLGASLVGVAADYPQHYLSKSWSNAEGSEDWTSWGALRATLPGLSLSLGTNLIGYLALAFTPFPALTQVALFSAAGLIAAYLCSVCLLPAWLRGLRLSPSPQLLSFSQRLLAARARLLGNVGSTPLLALLLLFCAAGLWQLHTQNDLRQWLGQEPELLAEAQRIAELTGQQPTSQFLLVRAANPQQLLERQAALSQRLDQAVQNGLLRDYRALSQLVAPDRQLQELRAAVGTLPQHWQPLLDLGIPPAALHSERLELQQNNQASLEQALASPLGEAWKPLWLGAHADGVAGLVSLQGLSNSNALKPLVESLPGVQLVDRISELNALFSATQLSAAELKLISSMAILLLLCLPFGLGGALRVVCLPLLAALAALACLGWLGQPLTLFSLFGLLLITAIGVDYAILMRENIGGPAVSLLGTLLSALTSWLSFGLLLISDTPAIANFGLAISLGLLFCFLLAPWAGTQRVSAPTRSQGIAS from the coding sequence TTGCTCAGTGAACGCTGGCTGCCGCGCGGCTTTCTGCTGCTGTTCGCCGCCCTGTTGATCCTCGCCGCCTGGCAATGGCGCAACGGCCCGCCCGTCGCGGCCGACATGCTCGCGCTACTGCCCGCGGGTAGCGGCGATGCGCTAGTGCAGCAGGCCGAACAGCGCATGCAAGAACCACTCACTCGCGACCTGTTGCTGTTGATCGGTCACCCGCAGCGCGAACAGGCGATTGCCTTGGTGCAACAGGTGGGCGAGCAGTGGCGCGGCAGCGGCCGTTTCGCTCAGGTGCAGTGGAGCGTCGACAGCGACCTCGCGGCGCTGCGCGACTACCTGCGCAGCAACCGTCTGGCCCTGTTGCCGAGTGCGGATCGCCAGCTGTTGCTGGAGCAACCGCAGCAGTTGATCGAACAACGGGCCGCGCAGCTGTTCGACACCTTCGCCGGCTTTAGCCTGCTGCCCATCGAGCAGGATTGGCTGGGCCTGGGCGCACGCGCGCAACAGGCGCTGAACCCCGGCAGCCGCATCCAGGCTGACCTGAGCAGCGGCGCACTGCTGTTGGAAGAACCGAGCATGACCTGGGCCCTGTTGCGCGCCAGCGCCCAGGGCAGCGCCTTCGATATGCAGGAGCCGCCGCTGATTGCCGCGCAGGTCGCCGCTACCCGCACACAGATCGAAACCGCCGGCGGCCAACTGCTGGCGGCCGGTGGCGTGTTGTACGCGGCCGCCGGGCAGGCCAAGGCCACCCGCGAAATCAGCCTGATTGGCGGCGGCGCCACGCTCGGTACCCTGCTGCTGCTGCTGCTGGCCTTCCGCCGTGTGCGCGTACTGGTCAGCCTGCTGCCCATCGGCATGGCGCTGCTGGCTGGCTGCACCGCCTGCGTGCTGGTGTTCGGCCAGATCAACGCCTTGACCTTGGTCCTGGGTGCCAGCCTGGTCGGGGTCGCCGCCGACTACCCGCAACACTATCTGAGTAAAAGCTGGAGCAACGCCGAAGGCAGCGAAGACTGGACCAGTTGGGGCGCCCTGCGCGCCACCCTGCCGGGCCTGAGCCTGAGCCTGGGCACCAACCTGATCGGCTATCTGGCGCTGGCCTTTACCCCGTTTCCGGCGCTGACCCAGGTTGCGCTGTTCTCTGCCGCCGGGCTGATTGCCGCTTATCTGTGCTCGGTCTGCCTGCTACCAGCCTGGTTGCGTGGCCTACGGCTAAGCCCATCACCGCAGCTGCTGAGCTTTAGCCAACGCCTGCTGGCCGCTCGGGCACGCTTGCTGGGCAACGTCGGCAGCACGCCGCTGCTGGCGTTGCTCTTGCTGTTCTGCGCCGCAGGTCTGTGGCAGCTGCATACACAAAATGACCTGCGCCAATGGCTGGGCCAGGAGCCGGAATTGCTGGCCGAAGCCCAACGCATCGCCGAGCTGACCGGCCAGCAGCCCACCAGCCAGTTCTTGCTGGTGCGCGCCGCGAACCCGCAGCAATTGCTGGAACGCCAAGCGGCGCTGAGCCAGCGCCTGGATCAGGCGGTGCAGAACGGCCTGCTACGTGACTACCGCGCCCTCAGCCAACTGGTCGCGCCGGACCGCCAGCTGCAGGAATTGCGCGCGGCAGTGGGCACACTGCCGCAGCACTGGCAGCCGCTGCTCGATCTCGGCATCCCGCCAGCTGCATTGCACAGCGAACGGCTGGAACTGCAACAGAACAACCAAGCGAGCCTGGAGCAGGCGCTGGCCAGCCCTCTGGGTGAGGCCTGGAAACCGCTATGGCTGGGCGCTCATGCAGATGGCGTCGCCGGGCTGGTCAGCCTGCAGGGACTCAGCAACAGCAACGCACTCAAGCCGCTGGTCGAGAGCCTGCCGGGGGTGCAGCTGGTGGATCGAATCAGCGAACTCAACGCACTGTTTAGCGCCACCCAACTCAGCGCCGCCGAATTAAAACTCATCTCCAGCATGGCGATCCTCTTGCTGCTGTGCCTGCCGTTCGGCCTTGGCGGCGCACTGCGGGTGGTCTGCCTGCCGCTGCTGGCCGCGCTGGCGGCGTTAGCCTGTCTGGGTTGGCTGGGCCAGCCGCTGACCCTGTTCAGCCTGTTCGGCCTGCTGCTGATCACCGCCATCGGCGTCGATTACGCCATTCTGATGCGCGAGAACATCGGCGGGCCGGCGGTCAGCCTGCTCGGCACCCTGCTCTCGGCGCTGACCAGTTGGCTGTCGTTCGGCCTGCTACTGATCAGCGACACCCCGGCGATTGCCAACTTCGGCCTGGCGATCAGCCTTGGCCTGCTGTTCTGCTTCCTGCTCGCACCCTGGGCCGGCACCCAGCGAGTAAGCGCACCAACTCGTAGTCAAGGAATAGCGTCATGA
- a CDS encoding beta-ketoacyl synthase chain length factor, producing the protein MDAHRVTHFRIEQWRAWAPGLDSTADWCAWHQTPSRLVDTGQQPDVSALPAMQRRRLSRLARMAFHVAWPLAEAHPQLPMVFVSRHGETPRTLTILTDLAHDEPLSPTQFSLSVHNAIIGLWSIQRGDHSEMTALAGAGDGLENAMLEACGMLRDGAPAVLLVLAEETPPTLYAPFIDDVPFPYAVGLLLTPGDDWQLDLRQDSGARSEWPHALNLVRALCSDQTTLQHHWKGRQWTWSRNKA; encoded by the coding sequence ATGGACGCCCACCGCGTGACACACTTCCGGATCGAACAATGGCGTGCCTGGGCCCCTGGCCTGGACAGCACGGCTGACTGGTGCGCCTGGCATCAGACACCCTCGCGCCTGGTCGATACCGGCCAACAACCGGATGTCAGCGCACTCCCCGCGATGCAACGCCGACGACTGAGCCGCCTGGCGCGCATGGCCTTTCACGTCGCCTGGCCGCTGGCAGAAGCACATCCACAGTTGCCTATGGTGTTTGTCAGCCGTCACGGTGAAACCCCACGCACCCTGACCATTCTCACCGATCTGGCACACGATGAGCCGCTATCGCCCACGCAGTTCAGCCTCTCGGTACATAACGCAATTATCGGCCTGTGGTCGATTCAGCGCGGTGATCACAGCGAAATGACAGCCCTTGCCGGTGCCGGCGACGGCCTGGAGAACGCCATGCTGGAAGCCTGCGGCATGCTCCGTGACGGCGCACCGGCCGTGCTCCTGGTGCTGGCCGAAGAAACCCCGCCTACGCTTTATGCACCGTTTATTGATGACGTGCCGTTCCCCTATGCCGTTGGCCTGCTGCTGACGCCGGGGGATGACTGGCAACTGGATCTTCGCCAAGACAGCGGTGCACGCAGCGAATGGCCGCATGCCCTCAATCTGGTTCGTGCCCTGTGCAGTGACCAAACCACCCTGCAACATCACTGGAAAGGCCGACAATGGACCTGGTCACGCAACAAGGCCTGA
- a CDS encoding glycosyl transferase codes for MSQQHWAGQRERGSFILMKFTAWLARKLGRRLISPLLYLIVLYFYLFGAKARRSIRQYQYNLANWSGHPALQPTRLSVFRQFMSFADTLLDKLDVWNGKLGLDQVTLIDTATATSRQQGRGQMLVAAHLGNLEVCRALAELGEQVTMNVLVHTKHAEQFNRLLGDAGASNLRLIQVSELDAAIMLQLSERLERGEWLAIAGDRVPLTGSRTVTVDFLGKPAAFPQGPWLLAGLLQCPVNLIHCLKIDKRYQVIIEPFAERLHWKRSERDAVIRHWTQRYADQLAQRCLDAPLQWFNFYPFWNEDDDTSA; via the coding sequence ATGAGCCAGCAACACTGGGCCGGGCAACGCGAGCGCGGCAGTTTTATCCTGATGAAATTCACTGCCTGGCTGGCGCGCAAGCTCGGCCGCCGCCTGATCAGCCCGCTGCTGTACCTGATCGTGCTGTATTTCTACCTGTTCGGCGCCAAGGCGCGGCGCAGCATCCGTCAGTACCAGTACAACCTGGCCAACTGGAGTGGTCACCCAGCACTGCAGCCCACCCGCCTGTCCGTGTTTCGCCAATTCATGAGTTTCGCCGACACCCTGCTCGACAAGCTCGACGTGTGGAACGGCAAACTCGGTCTGGATCAAGTAACCCTGATCGACACAGCCACTGCAACGTCCCGCCAGCAAGGCCGTGGGCAAATGCTGGTGGCCGCACACCTGGGCAACCTGGAAGTCTGCCGCGCCCTCGCCGAACTCGGCGAGCAGGTAACAATGAACGTGCTGGTGCACACCAAACACGCCGAACAGTTCAACCGCCTGCTCGGTGATGCCGGGGCCAGCAACCTGCGCCTGATTCAGGTCAGTGAACTGGACGCGGCGATCATGCTGCAACTGTCAGAGCGTCTGGAGCGCGGCGAATGGCTGGCAATTGCCGGCGACCGCGTACCACTGACAGGTAGCCGCACCGTAACCGTGGACTTCCTCGGCAAGCCCGCCGCCTTTCCACAAGGCCCGTGGTTGCTGGCCGGGCTGCTGCAATGCCCAGTCAACCTGATTCACTGCCTGAAAATCGACAAACGCTACCAGGTGATCATCGAGCCCTTCGCCGAGCGTCTGCACTGGAAACGCAGCGAGCGGGACGCAGTGATCCGCCACTGGACGCAGCGCTACGCCGACCAGCTCGCGCAACGCTGCCTGGATGCGCCCCTGCAATGGTTCAATTTCTACCCGTTCTGGAATGAAGATGACGACACATCAGCCTGA
- a CDS encoding lysophospholipid acyltransferase family protein → MDLVTQQGLSRYSAPYWWRLMATALSFSLFGIGGVLLRVLIFPLLALLPGDSLARRTRARAVVSKTFYLFVRFMYRSGVLTYEVEGIERLGQPGQMVIANHPSLIDVVVLIAFIRDANCVVKQSLWNNPSMRGPLRAAHYISNSGSMDMLDEAASALQSGQTLVIFPEGTRTTPGQHPEFHRGAAAIALRGARIVTPVVISVTPTTLTKAEPWYSIPSRRFHIRLRVGEDIHPHQFSVLGPAPIASRKLNDVLHQHFIKELAQDERFAAGN, encoded by the coding sequence ATGGACCTGGTCACGCAACAAGGCCTGAGCCGCTATAGCGCACCGTATTGGTGGCGGCTGATGGCCACGGCCCTGAGTTTCAGCCTGTTCGGTATCGGCGGCGTGCTGCTGCGCGTACTGATTTTCCCATTACTGGCCTTACTGCCCGGCGACAGCCTGGCACGACGCACCCGTGCTCGTGCGGTGGTGAGTAAAACCTTCTACCTGTTCGTACGCTTTATGTACCGCAGCGGTGTGTTGACCTACGAAGTCGAAGGCATCGAACGCCTCGGTCAGCCGGGACAAATGGTCATCGCCAACCACCCGTCGCTGATCGACGTGGTGGTGCTGATCGCCTTTATTCGCGATGCCAACTGCGTGGTCAAACAGAGCCTGTGGAACAACCCGAGCATGCGCGGCCCCCTGCGCGCGGCCCACTACATCAGTAACAGCGGTAGCATGGACATGCTCGATGAAGCGGCCAGCGCGCTGCAAAGCGGTCAGACTCTGGTGATATTCCCCGAAGGTACGCGCACCACACCGGGGCAACATCCCGAATTTCATCGTGGTGCAGCGGCCATTGCCCTGCGCGGTGCGCGCATCGTCACCCCAGTGGTGATCAGCGTGACGCCCACCACCCTGACCAAGGCCGAGCCTTGGTACAGCATTCCGTCGCGTCGTTTTCACATTCGCCTGCGCGTAGGCGAGGATATCCACCCACACCAGTTCAGCGTGCTGGGGCCTGCGCCGATTGCGTCCCGCAAACTCAACGATGTTCTGCACCAACACTTTATTAAGGAGCTCGCCCAAGATGAGCGATTTGCAGCTGGAAATTAA
- a CDS encoding outer membrane lipoprotein carrier protein LolA, translated as MSRTLSVLFLLLLTTHAHAFDLDQLSAQLAKPAVVRGPLIQEKHLRALPQPLTSRGQFVLSRDLGLLWQLQSPLQQAYRIDAQGIAKRTPGGWQQQSGQDVAAQQSRLFLAVLKGNHSGLARDFTLQLSGTSEAWQLRLVPNSVLLKQIFSHIQIDGGALVQRIELHETQGDRSVLRLPESQASDALTEQERRDFAQ; from the coding sequence ATGAGCCGAACACTAAGCGTACTGTTCCTGCTGCTCTTAACCACCCACGCCCACGCCTTTGACCTCGACCAACTCAGCGCCCAGCTGGCCAAGCCTGCGGTGGTACGCGGTCCGTTGATTCAGGAAAAGCACCTGCGCGCCCTGCCGCAACCGCTGACCAGTCGCGGTCAGTTCGTACTAAGCCGCGACCTCGGCCTGCTCTGGCAGCTGCAAAGCCCGCTCCAACAGGCTTACCGCATCGACGCCCAGGGCATCGCCAAACGCACCCCCGGCGGCTGGCAACAGCAATCAGGGCAGGATGTTGCGGCCCAGCAGAGCCGGCTGTTTCTCGCGGTGCTCAAGGGCAACCACAGCGGTCTGGCACGGGACTTTACACTGCAACTAAGCGGCACGTCTGAAGCCTGGCAACTGCGTCTGGTGCCGAATTCAGTGTTGCTCAAGCAGATTTTCAGCCACATCCAGATCGACGGCGGCGCGCTGGTGCAGCGCATTGAGCTGCATGAAACCCAGGGCGACCGCAGCGTCTTGCGCTTACCCGAAAGCCAGGCCAGCGATGCCTTGACTGAGCAGGAGCGACGCGACTTTGCTCAGTGA